From Drosophila virilis strain 15010-1051.87 chromosome X, Dvir_AGI_RSII-ME, whole genome shotgun sequence, the proteins below share one genomic window:
- the LOC6631930 gene encoding uncharacterized protein, producing the protein MLFMDALFNSLLVVSSGYAMYTLQPTQTPYGYAAAAVSLVHGLLGVVRAANNDDDECNRLRQITSGIMELVPLPLTNIELYLKSSSPHLAMAHGCFLVPLAFDVVSKWRDIEDNSTVTLKDLTLLGNVVSLLFLGVNQSSNVYGGMAAIAFAARYGSVMFDYYWEGLGVHFNLLANSAFIVLMAMTLTTKS; encoded by the coding sequence ATGCTATTCATGGATGCGCTGTTCAACAGTTTGCTGGTGGTTAGCTCCGGATATGCGATGTACACGCTGCAGCCAACGCAAACGCCCTACGGATATGCGGCGGCGGCAGTGAGTCTGGTCCATGGGCTGCTGGGGGTGGTGCGGGCGGCGAACAATGATGACGATGAGTGCAATCGGCTGCGCCAGATAACGTCCGGGATTATGGAGCTGGTGCCGCTGCCATTGACCAACATTGAGCTGTATCTGAAATCGTCGAGTCCGCATTTGGCCATGGCGCATGGCTGCTTTTTGGTGCCGCTGGCCTTTGATGTGGTGTCCAAATGGCGTGACATCGAGGATAACTCAACCGTTACGCTCAAGGATCTGACGCTGCTCGGCAATGTGGTGTCGCTGCTCTTCCTGGGTGTCAACCAGTCGAGCAACGTCTACGGCGGAATGGCGGCAATTGCGTTCGCTGCACGTTACGGCTCTGTCATGTTCGACTACTACTGGGAGGGTCTGGGTGTCCACTTCAATCTGCTGGCCAATTCCGCCTTCATTGTGCTAATGGCCATGACCCTGACGACCAAATCCTAA